A single window of Thermodesulfobacteriota bacterium DNA harbors:
- a CDS encoding HipA N-terminal domain-containing protein, with protein sequence MYRKANVFFNDKIAGLLSEQEEGYVFQYSESYLADPEALAVSFTLPLQKEPFISKTMFAFFDGLIPEGWLLDVAVETWKLDPRDRMGLLITCCKDCIGAVSIIAAEK encoded by the coding sequence ATGTATCGTAAAGCCAACGTATTCTTCAACGATAAAATAGCCGGGTTGCTGTCAGAACAGGAAGAAGGTTATGTATTTCAGTATTCTGAATCCTATTTGGCTGACCCTGAAGCGCTGGCTGTCAGTTTTACGCTGCCTCTGCAAAAGGAGCCTTTTATCAGCAAAACAATGTTTGCTTTTTTTGACGGATTGATTCCAGAGGGCTGGCTGCTCGATGTTGCTGTAGAAACCTGGAAGTTGGACCCGCGCGACCGCATGGGACTTTTAATAACATGCTGCAAAGACTGTATCGGTGCGGTTTCGATAATTGCTGCGGAGAAATAA
- a CDS encoding helix-turn-helix transcriptional regulator, translated as MNDKLVVFVKRRRKQLGLTQVDLADRAGVGLRFIRDLEQGKQTLRMDKVNQVLALFGHCLEPVSVSED; from the coding sequence ATGAATGATAAATTGGTTGTATTTGTTAAGCGCCGGCGCAAACAGTTGGGGCTGACTCAGGTGGACCTAGCTGATCGCGCCGGCGTGGGATTGCGTTTCATTCGAGATTTGGAGCAGGGCAAGCAAACGCTACGCATGGACAAGGTGAACCAGGTACTGGCTTTGTTTGGGCATTGTTTAGAGCCTGTTTCTGTTTCTGAGGATTAA
- a CDS encoding HipA domain-containing protein → MTEIKNCLICYQPLAENQKLYHPKCSKKLFWQSNAPELPYAYGELTKLAQKVVHSRITIPGVQAKLSLLLDKSLKKNSRFTLVGLWGNFILKPPLEAYPFMPEIEHLTMHLAGLLKIDTVPHGLIPLKSGEIAYITRRVDRLPDGKKLHMEDMCQLTERLTEDKYHGSMEQIGRIIQKLSSNKIFDTIRLFEIALFSFITGNADMHLKNFSLIYPLDGMVNLSAAYDMLATRLLIPEKDDPEELALTLNGKKRKFARNDFHSFATHLGLNERQIMNVLNRFTEAIPEMVSVIDRGFLPQQKTDEFKQLIKERAARFEL, encoded by the coding sequence ATGACCGAAATAAAAAACTGTCTGATCTGCTACCAGCCTTTGGCAGAAAATCAAAAACTCTACCATCCGAAATGCAGCAAAAAACTTTTTTGGCAAAGTAACGCGCCCGAGTTGCCCTACGCTTATGGTGAATTAACAAAGTTAGCCCAAAAGGTTGTGCACAGCCGGATTACGATTCCCGGCGTACAGGCAAAACTTTCATTACTTTTGGATAAAAGCCTTAAAAAAAACAGTCGTTTTACGCTGGTTGGTTTATGGGGTAATTTCATATTGAAACCGCCGCTGGAAGCTTATCCCTTTATGCCGGAAATCGAGCATTTAACCATGCATCTGGCTGGGCTATTGAAAATCGACACCGTGCCACATGGCCTCATACCACTAAAGTCAGGTGAAATAGCCTATATTACGCGGCGCGTAGATCGATTGCCGGATGGGAAAAAACTCCACATGGAAGATATGTGCCAGCTAACCGAACGGCTGACAGAGGATAAATACCACGGCTCCATGGAACAAATCGGCAGAATTATTCAAAAATTATCTTCCAATAAAATATTCGATACCATTCGTCTGTTTGAGATCGCTTTGTTCTCATTTATAACCGGCAACGCGGACATGCATCTTAAAAATTTCTCATTAATCTATCCTTTGGATGGCATGGTCAATCTGTCTGCCGCTTATGATATGCTTGCGACGCGACTGCTCATTCCTGAAAAGGACGATCCTGAAGAGTTAGCGTTGACTCTCAATGGTAAAAAAAGAAAATTTGCCCGCAATGATTTCCACAGCTTCGCAACACATTTGGGCCTGAATGAAAGACAAATAATGAATGTTTTGAATCGCTTTACAGAGGCCATACCTGAAATGGTGTCAGTTATTGACAGGGGGTTCCTGCCTCAACAAAAAACAGATGAATTCAAACAACTGATTAAAGAAAGGGCCGCACGTTTTGAATTATAG